The region TTCGCCGCCGAAAATTACGTCTTTTGCTGCCATGTTATGACTCCAGAATATTTAAGTGAAATGAACCGCTAGTGCTTATTAAATAAGCGCAAGCAGCTATTTAATTGATAGTTGTTTGATTACTTCTCAACAACCGCGAACAGGTCGTCTTCTTTCATGACCAACAATTCATCGCCATCCACCTTGACGGTTTGGCCGCTGTATTTGCCGAACAGCACGCGGTCGCCGACTTTGACGCTCATGGCACCGAGTTCGCCTTTGTCGTTTTTCTTGCCAGGGCCAACAGCCAAGACTTCACCTTGATCGGGTTTTTCAGCGGCGCTGTCAGGAATGACGATGCCAGAGGCAGTACGGGTTTCGTTTTCAACGCGTTTGACAATCACGCGGTCATGCAGGGGACGAAGTTTCATAGTGACTCCTATAAATTTTGAAACAGGGGTTAAAAAAACAGACTCCAGAACAAGTGCTCTATGGTCTTGTAACTTTCAGGGTGGTGCCAGACATGTATTGTTAGCACTCAACCCTAGCGAGTGCTAATGATAAGGCCGTTTTGCATAGTTTCAAGAGGTCGGGGTTATTTTGTGACCCTATTTGACGGGCGCAGATGTAGAGGGCGGATTTCAGTTGCAACTCCTTTTTGACAATGGCGATCAAAACGTAGGTGGCGATGGCACACCAAATTTGCGTCTTCACCGCGTTCTCGCTGGTGCCCAAAAACTTCTTGACCATGGAAAGACTAAGAATTGGAATCCTTCTATTGGACGGATATCGACTCAATCCAATGGAGCTGACTTTTCCGGGGTGTTGGTAGGGGTAGGGTACGTGGCAGGTCACCTCGACCGGGCTGCCCAGGCATTTGAATTCCTTCATGGACAAAAATAGTCGGTGAAGTTCGCATGGTTCATGGTGAAGACGAAGATGCTTGTGCTATCTGCCTGCGGCCTGAAGTCAACCGTGCCAATGACAATCGCTTGTTTGTCTTGCGTGTGTGCGGTGACGGTTTGGACACCGCTTGGGATCCATGCAAAAACCTGCGTCGGTGTTACGGCAGACAAGGCCAGCAGCAGTGCCAGTGGGCGCATGGGAAAGGGTCGCGTGGTTTTCATGAAGTTCCCCGATGGATAAAACTGCTTGTTCCAAGCAATAAATGTGTGCGCGCCAGCAGCATCTCGTTGTAAGGCCTGTGAGGTTGAATAAACGCCAGGACTGTTACATCTTCGGTGGGTGGTGTGCCAAATGTGAACAGTTCGGAAAGCACACGCGTCACACACACCATCAAGGGTGCACGGGTTAACGCTTGGTGTCCTCGGTTTGAAGCGAGTACCGGCCGGTTTTCCGCCTAAAAACCCGGTTGCGACGGGCTTTGAGCCGTGGTACGGATATTGCAAATTAGGCGTGCTATCAAACGCAGGTATGTCACCTTCGATTGTTTTAAGCCCCATAAATACGAGCAGACAAGATTCACCATGAAGCAAATGAAACGTCAAAAGGCATGTGTCCCGTCATTGATCAGAACAAGCCTGGCACTGGTCGCCACATCAGCGCTGCACGCCCCGGTGGCCGCTCAGACTTTGAGTGAAGTGGTGGTGTCGGCCTCGCGCGCCGAACAGCGCAGTTTTGATGCGCCCGCCGCCGTGCAGTCCATTGACCGTGCCACCATTGAGAGTGCTGGGCCACAAGTCAATTTGTCCGAATCGCTCAATCGAGTGCCGGGTCTGACCATTTTGAGCCGTCAAAACTACGCGCAAGACCTACAGGTGTCGATTCGCGGCTTTGGCGCGCGCTCAGCCTTTGGCATTCGTGGCATTCGTTTGCTGGTGGATGGCATTCCAGCCACCACGCCAGATGGGCAAGGCCAAGGCTCCAGCATCAGCTTGACCTCCACTGACCGCATTGAAGTGCTGCGTGGCCCGCTGGCGCAGATGTATGGCAACTCGTCAGGCGGTGTGATTCAGGCCTTCACCCGCGACGCGCCCGCCACCCCCGAATTTGCCGCCGCCGCCTACACCGGTTCATTTGGCCTGCGCCGCACCGACTGGCAGTACGCCGGGCGCCTAGGCCAATACGGTTTGGTGGCCGACTACAGTACGTTTGACATCGATGGTTTTCGTAACAACAGCAAAACCGAGCGCAAGCAGTTCAACGGCAAACTCAGCTTTGACCCCTTCGAGAAAACTCACGTGAACGTGGTGTTTAACCGTTTTGACATGCCGCTGGCCCAAGATCCGCTGGGGCTGACTGCCGCACAGCTGGCAGCCGACCCCACCCAGGCTGGCACCAACGCCATTGCAAGAGGTATCCGCAAAATTGTGCTGCAAAACCAGTTGGGTGCGTCGATGTTGACCGAACTTGGCAACGACCGCTCCATCACCACACGGGCCTATACCGGCACGCGTGAAAACCTGCAATACCAGGCAGGTATTTTTGTCCCCACACTGCCACCGCCCACCGGGGCTTGGGTCGGGCTGGACCGCACCTATTACGGTGTGGGTTTGCAGTACAACGCGCAAAGCCAACTGGGCAGCACGCCCATCAAGTGGGCGCTTGGTTATGACTATGACGAATCCAATGAGACACGCCAAGCCGGGGTAGCTGCGTTGGGAGAAAAAACCACCACCAACCGCAACGAAGACAACACCGCCAGCAACAGCGATGTGTTCATGCAGGGCACAGCGCTGGTGTCTGAGAAGCTGTCTGTGGTGGCGGGTTTGCGCTATAGCTCGGTCAAATTCAAAAGTGAAGACCATTATTTGAGCAACGGCGACGGCTCTGGCGCCACCACTTACCAGAACACTAGCCCGGTGCTGGGCGTGACCTATCACGCCACCGATGCCTTGAATGTATTTGCCACCTATGGCAAAGGCTTTGAGACACCGACCCTTAACGAAGT is a window of Rhodoferax lithotrophicus DNA encoding:
- a CDS encoding TonB-dependent receptor family protein, which gives rise to MKQMKRQKACVPSLIRTSLALVATSALHAPVAAQTLSEVVVSASRAEQRSFDAPAAVQSIDRATIESAGPQVNLSESLNRVPGLTILSRQNYAQDLQVSIRGFGARSAFGIRGIRLLVDGIPATTPDGQGQGSSISLTSTDRIEVLRGPLAQMYGNSSGGVIQAFTRDAPATPEFAAAAYTGSFGLRRTDWQYAGRLGQYGLVADYSTFDIDGFRNNSKTERKQFNGKLSFDPFEKTHVNVVFNRFDMPLAQDPLGLTAAQLAADPTQAGTNAIARGIRKIVLQNQLGASMLTELGNDRSITTRAYTGTRENLQYQAGIFVPTLPPPTGAWVGLDRTYYGVGLQYNAQSQLGSTPIKWALGYDYDESNETRQAGVAALGEKTTTNRNEDNTASNSDVFMQGTALVSEKLSVVAGLRYSSVKFKSEDHYLSNGDGSGATTYQNTSPVLGVTYHATDALNVFATYGKGFETPTLNEVAYNGAGVPGFNTSIQASNSQHFEVGAKWAPSAQARVDFTAFKINTTDEIVVASSSGGNSTFRNAPGTTRTGWELSGSAQFSPHLRATLSASQMEAEYSQAFMSGTTAVAAGNKLPGIPQSFLFSELLWTQQPAAPGQKAMATGSQAGLELTQAGRLYANDINTASADGYTTLNLKASHVWALGAGRLTTYARIDNLADERYVGSVIVNQAGSQFYEPAPGRNWTLGVRFVMPL
- a CDS encoding co-chaperone GroES — encoded protein: MKLRPLHDRVIVKRVENETRTASGIVIPDSAAEKPDQGEVLAVGPGKKNDKGELGAMSVKVGDRVLFGKYSGQTVKVDGDELLVMKEDDLFAVVEK